A DNA window from Candidatus Protochlamydia naegleriophila contains the following coding sequences:
- a CDS encoding NAD(P)-dependent alcohol dehydrogenase — protein MVKVHGYAAQQATTPLAPFDFDRRDLRPNDVQIDILYCGVCHSDLHTARNEWKSTIYPFVPGHEIVGKVLEVGEEVKDLKKGDVVAVGCMVDSCRTCKNCKDGLEQYCDTETIFTYNSRDRHDKSVTYGGYSTQIIVDRAFVLHVPKEFKETDYPGVAPLLCAGITTYSPLKHWKVGEGSLVGVVGLGGLGHMAIKLAHAMGAHVVLFTTSASKVQDAKRLGADEVVLSKNEEEMKKHVGSFDFILDTVAASHNLDPFIQLLKRDGTLCLVGAPEFPHPSPTINQLIFKRRQIAGSLIGGIKETQEMLDFCAKHHITADIELIPIGKINEAYDRMLKSDVKYRFVIDSATLKK, from the coding sequence ATGGTAAAAGTACACGGCTATGCAGCACAGCAAGCAACAACCCCACTTGCACCCTTCGATTTTGATCGGCGGGATCTGCGTCCGAACGACGTTCAAATTGACATTCTTTATTGCGGTGTATGCCACTCCGATTTACATACGGCTCGCAATGAATGGAAAAGCACCATCTATCCTTTTGTACCGGGGCATGAGATTGTTGGAAAGGTTCTAGAAGTTGGTGAAGAAGTCAAAGATTTAAAAAAAGGCGATGTAGTCGCCGTTGGCTGCATGGTTGATTCATGCAGAACGTGTAAAAACTGCAAAGATGGTTTAGAACAATACTGCGATACTGAAACCATTTTCACCTATAACAGCCGCGATAGACATGATAAAAGCGTGACCTACGGAGGATATTCCACTCAAATTATCGTCGATCGTGCCTTTGTTCTGCATGTTCCCAAAGAATTCAAAGAAACAGATTATCCCGGCGTTGCCCCGCTTCTTTGTGCAGGCATCACAACCTATTCTCCCTTAAAGCATTGGAAGGTCGGCGAAGGAAGCCTGGTTGGCGTTGTAGGATTAGGAGGACTTGGACACATGGCTATCAAACTTGCTCATGCCATGGGTGCCCATGTCGTGCTCTTTACAACCTCTGCCAGCAAGGTTCAAGATGCAAAGAGGCTTGGCGCCGATGAAGTTGTTCTTTCAAAAAATGAAGAGGAAATGAAAAAGCATGTAGGCAGTTTTGATTTCATTCTCGATACAGTCGCCGCTTCCCACAACTTAGATCCCTTTATTCAGCTACTCAAACGCGACGGCACATTATGCCTCGTTGGAGCCCCAGAATTCCCCCATCCATCTCCAACCATCAATCAGCTGATTTTTAAACGGCGCCAAATAGCCGGTTCGCTGATTGGCGGAATTAAGGAAACGCAAGAGATGTTAGATTTTTGCGCCAAGCACCACATCACGGCAGACATTGAACTCATTCCAATTGGCAAAATCAATGAAGCCTACGACCGCATGCTCAAAAGCGATGTTAAGTACCGCTTCGTGATTGATAGTGCGACTTTGAAAAAGTAA